In one Chitinophaga sancti genomic region, the following are encoded:
- the ruvA gene encoding Holliday junction branch migration protein RuvA has protein sequence MVHLDVQGVGYEVQISLNTYSRIQGMDSCKLLTYLHIKEDAHTLYGFSDDAERQIFLLLIGVSGIGANTARMMLSSLQPEDIQRAIAMENAKMLESIKGIGAKTAQRVILELKDKIKKQKDVGHQISVVVNNTMQEDALNALVTLGIARNVAEQAINKVLKAEPQLQDLEGLIKKSLKSL, from the coding sequence ATGGTACATTTGGATGTTCAAGGGGTGGGATACGAAGTGCAGATCAGTTTGAATACGTACTCCCGCATACAGGGAATGGACAGCTGTAAATTGCTCACATATCTTCACATAAAAGAAGATGCCCACACATTATATGGCTTTTCCGACGATGCGGAACGCCAGATATTCCTGTTACTGATAGGGGTATCCGGTATTGGTGCGAATACGGCCAGAATGATGCTTTCCTCCTTACAACCAGAAGATATTCAACGCGCTATCGCAATGGAAAATGCGAAAATGCTGGAAAGCATAAAAGGAATCGGAGCCAAAACCGCTCAAAGGGTCATCCTGGAGCTAAAAGATAAGATCAAAAAGCAAAAAGATGTTGGCCATCAAATATCTGTAGTTGTAAACAATACAATGCAGGAAGATGCGTTAAATGCATTAGTCACGTTGGGAATAGCCCGTAATGTAGCAGAACAGGCTATCAACAAGGTACTAAAAGCAGAACCACAATTGCAGGATTTGGAAGGACTGATCAAAAAGTCGTTAAAAAGTCTGTAA
- a CDS encoding beta-ketoacyl-ACP synthase III: MNKITAAITAVGGYVPDYVLSNKELEKLVDTTDEWIITRTGITERRILKGEGKGTSELCVPVALEICRRRGITPADIELIIVATVTPDMVFPATANIVADKIGAKNAFGFDIAAACSGFLYALDTGARFIESGRYKRVMVLGADKMSSIIDYTDRTTCIIFGDGGGGVLLEPNEEGYGLIDSVLKSDGHGREYLHMKAGGSAKPASLETVTNREHYVYQEGKMVFKYAVANMADAAAEIMERNNLSSNDVAWLVPHQANKRIIDATAHRMGLPEEKVMMNIQRYGNTTAGTLPLCLWDYEKQLKKGDNLVLAAFGGGFTWGATYLKWGYDTK, encoded by the coding sequence ATGAACAAAATAACGGCAGCTATTACTGCGGTAGGTGGGTATGTACCGGACTATGTTCTCTCCAACAAAGAGCTGGAGAAGCTGGTTGATACTACTGATGAATGGATCATCACCCGTACAGGAATTACAGAAAGAAGGATTCTGAAAGGCGAGGGGAAAGGGACTTCTGAGTTATGCGTACCTGTAGCGCTGGAAATATGCCGTAGAAGAGGGATCACACCTGCCGATATAGAGCTCATTATTGTAGCTACTGTTACTCCTGACATGGTATTCCCAGCAACTGCCAATATCGTAGCTGATAAGATCGGTGCCAAGAATGCCTTTGGATTTGATATTGCTGCTGCCTGCTCCGGATTCCTGTATGCGCTGGATACCGGTGCCCGGTTCATTGAAAGTGGACGTTATAAAAGAGTAATGGTGTTGGGTGCTGACAAAATGAGCTCCATCATTGACTATACAGACCGTACTACCTGCATCATCTTTGGTGATGGCGGTGGTGGCGTGTTGCTGGAACCTAACGAAGAAGGTTATGGCCTGATAGACAGCGTGCTGAAAAGCGATGGTCATGGCCGTGAGTACCTGCACATGAAGGCGGGTGGCTCTGCTAAGCCTGCTTCTCTTGAAACCGTTACTAACCGCGAACACTATGTGTACCAGGAAGGTAAGATGGTATTCAAATATGCGGTTGCTAACATGGCAGACGCCGCTGCTGAGATCATGGAGCGCAATAACCTGAGCTCTAACGATGTTGCATGGCTGGTGCCTCACCAGGCGAACAAGCGTATTATTGATGCGACTGCTCACCGTATGGGGCTGCCTGAAGAAAAAGTGATGATGAATATTCAGCGTTATGGTAATACAACTGCTGGTACATTGCCACTGTGTCTCTGGGATTATGAGAAGCAATTGAAGAAGGGGGATAACCTGGTGTTAGCTGCTTTTGGTGGCGGTTTTACATGGGGTGCTACCTATCTGAAATGGGGTTACGATACTAAATAA
- a CDS encoding ATP-binding protein: MAVGLIIRCELSFGQIQKLKNALATTQDSVTYSRILIALTQKYQNRQLDTCFQYLTMARGVTKRIGFKWGEAEVYRGLGGYYAYRDNSYLSFRFYLDALKLYKELKDSTGMTLVNIKLGVYQHYQGQHKEAEQYIKQALGMAMHMRNDSVMSAVMANYFFIYRNDTAHRALASNYLANAYQLAMKGGHTRMIIYTGLLKADEIYDKGDTALAIAKVKDLVRVAMKKGFLYHALYGYAQLVDYAVQAHSADSMIYQKEVINLGLEGGYREIVLPVVAKFYHYYEQRHQAKEANYYADLMADITELYEQSRSQGEQDYMDYYLQGKQLRQLQLQHDFQQQQLDRKALEARSRYLVIVCLIVLLILLVLLLLDLNRSHRSSHKNADSLREMNKHISEQNALLRTHDDFKNKLISLIAHDFRSPLIQIIEITAYLQQGAFSVQEAAMLFRKLESNAENTLQIFENILRWIRTQLSGFVYQPLPCTPAGLIKEAMGSMKEEILERQVQIIVKVPPDLQVPADREMLQFVHRNLLHNAIKFSPYRGTIAITASINKDTVTISIADEGSGISTDMLDRLFEYRPEKKGTKGGAGLALIICKDFMDKMGGTIAAENRAEKGSTFSYTLPCLKNY; the protein is encoded by the coding sequence GTGGCTGTCGGACTCATTATCCGCTGTGAACTCTCTTTTGGCCAGATCCAGAAACTCAAAAATGCATTGGCCACTACCCAGGATAGTGTCACCTATTCCCGCATACTCATCGCACTTACACAAAAATACCAGAACCGCCAGCTGGATACCTGCTTTCAATACCTGACCATGGCCAGAGGTGTGACCAAACGCATTGGCTTTAAATGGGGAGAAGCAGAAGTATACAGAGGGTTGGGAGGCTATTATGCCTATCGTGATAACAGTTATCTCTCTTTTCGTTTTTACCTCGATGCGCTGAAACTGTACAAGGAACTGAAAGATAGTACAGGCATGACCCTCGTAAATATTAAACTGGGCGTCTATCAGCATTACCAGGGCCAGCATAAAGAAGCAGAGCAATATATAAAACAAGCCCTGGGCATGGCCATGCACATGCGCAATGATAGCGTGATGTCTGCTGTAATGGCCAATTACTTTTTCATTTACAGAAATGATACTGCGCACCGGGCACTGGCCAGCAATTACCTTGCAAACGCTTACCAGCTGGCCATGAAAGGCGGCCATACCCGTATGATTATATACACTGGTCTGCTCAAGGCCGATGAAATATATGATAAAGGAGATACAGCATTAGCCATTGCCAAAGTAAAAGACCTGGTGCGAGTTGCCATGAAAAAAGGATTCCTTTATCATGCATTATATGGTTATGCTCAACTGGTAGATTATGCGGTACAGGCACATAGTGCAGATTCCATGATCTATCAGAAAGAGGTGATCAACCTTGGTCTGGAAGGCGGTTACAGGGAAATTGTATTGCCGGTGGTCGCGAAATTTTATCACTATTATGAACAACGGCATCAGGCAAAGGAAGCAAATTATTATGCAGACCTGATGGCGGATATTACAGAATTATATGAGCAAAGCCGTTCGCAGGGAGAACAGGATTACATGGATTATTACCTGCAGGGGAAACAATTGCGGCAACTACAATTACAACACGATTTCCAACAACAGCAACTGGATAGAAAAGCCCTGGAAGCAAGGAGCCGCTACCTGGTTATCGTATGCCTGATCGTACTCCTGATCCTGTTAGTACTATTGCTGCTGGATCTCAACCGATCTCACCGCAGTTCACACAAAAATGCAGATAGTCTGCGGGAAATGAACAAACATATCAGTGAACAAAATGCGCTGCTGCGCACACATGATGATTTCAAGAATAAACTGATCTCACTCATCGCACACGATTTCCGTTCACCATTGATCCAGATTATTGAAATCACTGCCTACCTGCAACAAGGCGCTTTCTCCGTACAGGAAGCGGCTATGCTGTTCAGAAAACTGGAGAGCAATGCGGAAAATACCTTGCAGATATTCGAGAATATTCTTCGCTGGATCAGGACACAGCTCAGTGGTTTTGTATACCAGCCATTGCCCTGCACCCCTGCCGGCCTCATTAAAGAAGCGATGGGTTCCATGAAAGAAGAAATACTGGAAAGGCAGGTACAGATCATAGTAAAAGTGCCTCCCGATCTGCAGGTACCGGCAGATAGAGAAATGTTGCAGTTTGTGCATCGCAACCTGTTGCACAATGCAATCAAGTTTAGCCCGTATAGAGGAACGATTGCCATTACAGCCAGCATAAATAAAGATACTGTAACAATCAGCATCGCCGATGAAGGCAGCGGAATCTCAACAGATATGCTGGATCGCCTGTTCGAATACCGTCCGGAAAAGAAAGGAACAAAAGGAGGTGCAGGTTTAGCACTGATCATCTGCAAAGATTTCATGGATAAAATGGGTGGCACCATCGCAGCAGAGAACCGTGCAGAAAAAGGAAGTACATTTTCATATACATTACCGTGTTTAAAAAACTACTAG
- a CDS encoding ArsR family transcriptional regulator, which translates to MKKETNDVPKPAKFCYAHIGGKLGELLASAFIEKGWIARDGTENKHFYITPTGEKALTEMGVDLSLIKS; encoded by the coding sequence ATGAAAAAGGAAACGAACGATGTGCCAAAACCAGCAAAGTTTTGTTATGCGCACATTGGCGGAAAATTAGGAGAACTGCTGGCATCCGCTTTTATAGAAAAAGGATGGATAGCAAGGGACGGAACAGAAAACAAGCATTTTTACATTACCCCAACAGGCGAAAAGGCTTTGACAGAAATGGGTGTCGACTTGTCGCTTATAAAATCGTGA
- a CDS encoding NUDIX hydrolase, translating to MSAQSFYANVPQHLVAVDCIIFGFESGRLKLLIMQRKVDPMQGDWSLMGGFLQHNESVDDAAARVLKQTTGLENIYMDQLGCYGDVGRDSGARVISMAYYALIRITEQEHVPSQAYSAHWLELHQIPNLIFDHRQMIADALKKLRDNAHFHPIGFELLPEKFTLSQLRSLYEEIFQHELDKRNFRKKILSMNILEKLEEKDKTTSKKGAHLYRFDKQKYEELKTRGLVFEI from the coding sequence ATGAGTGCACAATCATTTTATGCAAATGTACCTCAGCACCTGGTAGCAGTAGACTGTATAATTTTTGGATTTGAAAGTGGAAGGCTGAAATTACTGATCATGCAGCGAAAAGTCGATCCTATGCAGGGCGACTGGTCATTGATGGGAGGCTTTCTACAACACAATGAAAGTGTAGACGATGCTGCTGCCCGCGTATTGAAACAAACCACCGGACTGGAAAACATCTACATGGATCAACTGGGCTGTTATGGAGATGTAGGAAGAGACAGTGGCGCCAGGGTGATCTCCATGGCCTACTATGCGCTGATCCGTATTACCGAACAGGAGCACGTTCCTTCGCAGGCCTATAGTGCACACTGGCTGGAACTGCATCAGATCCCTAACCTGATCTTTGATCACAGGCAAATGATAGCCGACGCCCTGAAGAAACTGCGCGATAATGCGCACTTCCATCCCATCGGTTTCGAACTGCTGCCAGAGAAATTTACATTGTCACAGCTGCGTAGCCTCTACGAAGAGATCTTTCAGCACGAGCTGGATAAACGCAACTTCAGGAAGAAGATCCTCTCCATGAATATATTGGAAAAACTGGAAGAAAAGGATAAAACCACCTCCAAGAAAGGTGCTCACCTATACCGGTTTGATAAACAAAAATACGAAGAGCTAAAAACGAGGGGACTGGTATTCGAAATCTAA
- a CDS encoding DinB family protein has product MKEVVLNLAGYHYWANQRLVAVLKKLTATQLDQELVSSFPSIRQTVYHMWDAESVWKQRIELVEKTKKPAPQFQGTFAQACDDWITVSRQLLEMVQQINPVKLPHTVAYYNSQKQYGKLTVIEILMHVFNHATYHRGQLVTLLRQVGVTKIPGMDFSEYAKKGQ; this is encoded by the coding sequence TTGAAGGAAGTCGTACTCAATCTGGCTGGTTATCACTATTGGGCTAATCAGCGTCTGGTAGCAGTACTGAAAAAGCTGACAGCAACGCAGCTGGATCAGGAACTTGTGAGTAGTTTTCCCAGCATACGCCAAACGGTGTATCACATGTGGGATGCGGAAAGTGTGTGGAAACAGCGGATAGAACTGGTGGAAAAGACAAAGAAACCCGCACCGCAATTCCAGGGTACATTCGCGCAGGCTTGTGATGACTGGATCACTGTATCCCGGCAATTGCTGGAAATGGTGCAGCAGATCAACCCCGTAAAACTGCCCCATACGGTAGCTTATTACAACAGCCAGAAACAATATGGTAAATTAACCGTTATAGAAATACTGATGCACGTCTTTAACCATGCTACTTATCACCGCGGCCAGTTGGTCACACTTTTAAGACAGGTCGGTGTGACAAAGATTCCGGGAATGGATTTTAGCGAATACGCTAAAAAAGGCCAATGA
- a CDS encoding GNAT family N-acetyltransferase gives MTPITIRNVRREDCPRLLELIRELAVYEKAPDEVTVTPEQFEDAGFGESPVWKAFAAVDGDQIIGFALYYIRYSTWKGCRMYLEDLLVTESYRGQGIGKLLFDKLLEEAREKNYKGMVWQVLEWNEPAINFYKKYGASFDPEWWNASISF, from the coding sequence ATGACACCAATTACCATCAGGAATGTACGAAGAGAAGATTGCCCACGCTTACTGGAACTGATCAGGGAACTGGCGGTATACGAAAAAGCACCCGATGAAGTGACGGTAACACCAGAGCAGTTTGAGGATGCCGGATTTGGCGAGAGCCCTGTCTGGAAAGCTTTTGCTGCGGTAGACGGCGATCAGATCATCGGTTTCGCGCTCTACTATATTCGGTATTCTACCTGGAAAGGCTGCCGCATGTACCTGGAAGACCTGCTGGTAACTGAAAGCTACCGGGGCCAGGGCATTGGTAAACTGCTGTTTGACAAACTGCTGGAAGAAGCCAGGGAAAAGAATTACAAGGGAATGGTATGGCAGGTGCTGGAATGGAATGAACCGGCTATTAATTTTTATAAAAAATATGGTGCCAGCTTCGACCCTGAGTGGTGGAATGCCAGTATCAGTTTCTGA
- a CDS encoding GNAT family N-acetyltransferase, whose amino-acid sequence MLYRFHHLSDVATGQLCQVFNDAFSDYVIPMQLTVSLLQQKMAGENIQLDCSAGAFQGDHLCGFILHGRDESRPEVLYNGGTGVVPTARGRHLVQELYAHFVPKYRQRGVREILLEVIACNQKAIRAYENSGFVQQRKFLCFKGEIYLSRRNNPVLIQKSALPEESLIAHFADQVPSWSNSIASVRREKQYTTTWVAVYEGEIVGYISIFLASRRIRQIGVRKDMRRRGIGTALMQQAAEVLGNPFTLINVDAENEGMIAFLEKMGMTEILTQYEMKLSI is encoded by the coding sequence ATGCTTTATAGATTCCACCACCTGAGCGATGTTGCCACCGGGCAGCTTTGCCAGGTTTTTAATGATGCTTTTAGTGATTATGTCATTCCTATGCAACTGACAGTTTCGTTGTTACAGCAGAAGATGGCGGGGGAAAATATACAGCTGGATTGTTCGGCTGGTGCTTTTCAGGGTGATCATTTATGTGGGTTCATATTGCATGGCAGGGATGAAAGCAGGCCGGAAGTGTTGTACAATGGAGGTACGGGAGTGGTGCCTACGGCACGTGGGCGGCATCTGGTGCAGGAGTTATATGCGCATTTTGTGCCGAAATACCGGCAGCGGGGTGTGCGGGAGATATTGCTGGAGGTGATTGCCTGTAATCAGAAAGCGATCAGGGCATATGAGAATTCAGGATTTGTGCAGCAAAGGAAATTTCTTTGTTTTAAAGGGGAGATATATTTGAGCAGGCGAAATAATCCTGTTCTCATTCAAAAGAGTGCTTTACCGGAGGAAAGTTTGATTGCTCATTTTGCAGATCAGGTACCTAGCTGGTCAAATAGTATAGCCAGTGTGCGAAGGGAGAAACAGTATACCACGACATGGGTGGCAGTGTATGAGGGTGAGATAGTTGGATATATCAGTATATTCCTGGCCAGCAGGCGGATCCGGCAGATAGGTGTAAGGAAAGATATGAGGCGGAGGGGGATTGGAACGGCGTTAATGCAGCAGGCAGCGGAAGTGTTGGGGAATCCGTTTACGCTGATTAATGTGGATGCGGAGAATGAGGGAATGATTGCGTTTTTGGAAAAGATGGGGATGACAGAGATTTTGACCCAGTATGAAATGAAATTATCTATATAG
- the fabD gene encoding ACP S-malonyltransferase, which translates to MKHAYVFPGQGAQFPGMGKNLYDTNPAAKDLFEKANDILGFRISDVMFTGSDEDLKQTRVTQPAVFLHSIIAFLCGAEGAKPDMVAGHSLGEFSSLVANGALTFEDALKLVYIRATAMQKACEQNPSTMAAVLGLEDAKVEEICKAVSAETGEVVVAANYNCPGQLVISGSLKGIEVACERMKAAGAKRALALPVGGAFHSPLMAPAREELKAAIEKTTFSTPNCPVYQNVVAKAVSNPAEIKQNLIDQLTGAVRWTQSVQAMVADGATNFTEAGPGKVLQGLILKINKESVVNGIN; encoded by the coding sequence ATGAAACACGCTTACGTATTTCCCGGTCAGGGCGCTCAGTTCCCGGGTATGGGTAAAAACCTGTATGACACCAATCCAGCTGCAAAAGACTTATTTGAGAAAGCTAACGACATCCTCGGCTTTCGTATATCAGATGTAATGTTCACAGGCTCTGACGAAGACCTGAAACAAACCCGTGTTACTCAACCGGCAGTATTCCTGCATAGCATAATCGCCTTCCTCTGCGGAGCCGAAGGTGCAAAACCTGACATGGTAGCCGGCCACTCACTGGGTGAATTCTCTTCTCTGGTTGCAAATGGTGCACTGACATTTGAAGATGCACTGAAGCTGGTGTACATCAGGGCTACTGCCATGCAGAAAGCATGTGAACAAAATCCTTCTACCATGGCCGCAGTTCTGGGCCTGGAAGATGCGAAAGTAGAAGAGATCTGTAAAGCAGTGAGCGCAGAAACCGGTGAGGTAGTGGTAGCGGCTAACTATAACTGCCCTGGCCAGCTGGTAATCTCCGGCTCCCTGAAAGGCATTGAAGTGGCTTGTGAAAGAATGAAAGCAGCAGGTGCAAAACGCGCACTGGCATTGCCTGTAGGTGGTGCTTTCCACAGCCCGCTGATGGCGCCTGCAAGGGAAGAACTGAAAGCGGCAATCGAAAAAACAACTTTCAGTACACCTAATTGCCCTGTATACCAGAACGTGGTAGCAAAGGCGGTTAGTAATCCTGCTGAGATCAAACAGAACCTGATCGACCAGTTGACTGGCGCTGTAAGATGGACACAATCTGTGCAGGCCATGGTCGCTGATGGTGCTACTAATTTTACTGAGGCTGGTCCTGGTAAAGTGCTGCAGGGCCTGATCCTGAAGATCAATAAAGAGTCCGTTGTGAATGGAATCAACTAA
- the folE gene encoding GTP cyclohydrolase I FolE: protein MAYKKVESYDEKVTADLIGHYKNSITLLGEDVEREGLQKTPERVAKAMQYLTTGYQQDAREILNSAKFTESYSEMVIVKDIELYSLCEHHMLPFFGKAHIAYIPNGYITGLSKLARVVDVYARRLQVQERMTHQILDAIQDTLQPLGVAVVIEAQHLCMMMRGVQKQNSVTTTSAFSGQFEDGRTRSEFMRLLGQSI, encoded by the coding sequence ATGGCTTACAAGAAAGTAGAATCTTACGATGAGAAGGTAACCGCCGATCTTATCGGGCATTACAAAAATAGTATCACCCTTTTGGGAGAAGATGTGGAAAGAGAAGGCTTGCAAAAAACACCTGAAAGGGTAGCAAAAGCAATGCAGTACCTGACCACAGGTTATCAGCAGGATGCAAGGGAAATATTGAACAGTGCCAAATTCACAGAATCATATAGTGAGATGGTGATTGTGAAAGATATCGAGCTGTATTCCCTGTGCGAACACCATATGTTGCCTTTCTTTGGCAAAGCTCACATCGCCTATATCCCGAACGGCTATATCACCGGCCTTAGCAAACTGGCAAGGGTCGTGGATGTATATGCCAGGAGATTACAGGTACAGGAACGTATGACACACCAGATCCTGGATGCGATTCAGGATACCCTGCAGCCCCTGGGTGTAGCAGTGGTGATAGAAGCACAACACCTGTGTATGATGATGAGAGGCGTGCAGAAGCAGAACTCGGTCACCACCACTTCCGCCTTTTCCGGGCAGTTTGAAGATGGCAGAACCAGAAGCGAGTTCATGCGATTGCTCGGACAAAGTATTTAA
- a CDS encoding 6-pyruvoyl trahydropterin synthase family protein, producing MIYLTRVENFNAAHKLSNPAWSKEKNKEVFGKCANENWHGHNYELHVTVKGEPDPETGFVFNAKTLGDLIEEYVVEEVDHRNLNIDVAFMAGKFTSAENLAIGIWEQLARHLPEGVQLHCVKLYETPRIYVEYYGG from the coding sequence ATGATCTATTTAACGCGTGTGGAAAACTTCAATGCGGCGCACAAATTGTCTAATCCCGCCTGGAGTAAGGAAAAAAATAAAGAAGTGTTTGGAAAGTGTGCTAATGAAAATTGGCATGGTCATAATTATGAATTGCACGTTACCGTTAAAGGCGAACCTGATCCTGAAACCGGGTTTGTTTTTAATGCCAAAACACTGGGTGATTTAATAGAAGAATACGTGGTGGAAGAGGTAGACCACCGCAACCTCAATATCGACGTAGCATTCATGGCTGGCAAGTTCACCTCTGCAGAGAACCTGGCCATCGGAATCTGGGAGCAGCTGGCCCGTCATTTGCCGGAAGGTGTACAGCTCCACTGCGTCAAGTTGTACGAAACACCCCGTATCTATGTGGAATATTACGGAGGGTAG
- the mqnB gene encoding futalosine hydrolase, giving the protein MEILVIAATPFEIKPFCDYLSGFNHPDIRITTFVHGIGMMHTAYHVGRHLAAQRPDLVIQAGIAGCFDHSWEMGKTVIIDKEQLGDLGVEDDQAFKDLFETNLWQPDQPPFTNKQLINLFEGVPQLPALEQVSGVTINTVSGSERTRQKLVDKYNPAVESMEGAAFHYACLLDKIPFFQLRSISNYVEVRDKSKWNIPLAIQQLNENLITYIEHLRQGSAS; this is encoded by the coding sequence ATGGAAATTCTGGTCATTGCTGCCACACCTTTCGAGATAAAGCCTTTCTGCGACTACCTGTCAGGTTTCAATCATCCTGACATCCGGATCACCACCTTCGTTCATGGCATCGGCATGATGCACACTGCTTATCATGTAGGCCGTCACCTTGCCGCTCAGCGCCCTGATCTTGTGATCCAGGCAGGGATCGCCGGCTGTTTTGACCATTCCTGGGAAATGGGCAAAACCGTTATCATTGACAAAGAGCAACTGGGTGACCTCGGTGTGGAAGACGACCAGGCTTTTAAAGACCTGTTTGAAACCAATCTCTGGCAACCTGATCAACCGCCGTTTACTAACAAACAATTGATCAATCTGTTCGAAGGTGTACCACAGTTACCTGCTCTCGAACAGGTAAGCGGAGTGACCATCAACACGGTAAGCGGTAGCGAACGGACCCGCCAAAAACTTGTAGATAAATACAATCCCGCCGTGGAAAGTATGGAAGGTGCTGCCTTTCATTATGCCTGCCTGCTGGATAAAATTCCTTTTTTCCAGTTGCGCAGCATCTCCAACTACGTGGAAGTACGCGATAAGTCCAAATGGAATATTCCTTTGGCAATTCAGCAACTGAACGAAAATTTGATCACATATATTGAACATCTGAGACAGGGATCTGCCTCCTAA
- a CDS encoding 1,4-dihydroxy-6-naphthoate synthase, with the protein MELTLGFSPCPNDTFIFDAMVNNKIDTKGLRFKTQLEDVETLNKWALEGKLDITKLSYGVLPKVLHQYELLNSGSALGRGCGPLLIAKRPIDRENIKDCKIAIPGINTTANLLFSTAFPEAKNKEILIFSDIENAVLDGRVDAGVIIHENRFTYQQRGLVKIIDLGEYWESTTGSPIPLGGIVVRKSLPAELKQLVDQLIHDSLQESFKHYPSLSPFVTSHAQEMEESVMRQHIELYVNDFSLDLGEAGRAAIDRLMAAAL; encoded by the coding sequence ATGGAATTAACACTCGGATTTTCGCCATGCCCCAATGATACTTTTATCTTTGATGCCATGGTGAACAACAAGATCGACACGAAAGGATTAAGGTTCAAGACCCAGCTGGAAGATGTGGAAACACTGAACAAATGGGCGCTGGAAGGTAAACTTGACATCACCAAGCTAAGTTATGGTGTACTTCCAAAAGTATTACATCAATATGAGTTGCTCAACAGTGGCTCTGCGCTGGGCAGAGGCTGTGGTCCGCTCCTGATCGCAAAAAGACCGATCGATAGAGAAAATATTAAAGATTGTAAGATCGCGATTCCAGGTATTAATACTACCGCGAACCTGCTGTTCTCTACAGCGTTTCCTGAAGCAAAGAATAAGGAGATCCTGATCTTCTCTGATATTGAAAATGCAGTTTTAGATGGCCGTGTGGATGCGGGTGTGATCATTCATGAAAACAGGTTCACCTATCAGCAAAGAGGCCTGGTAAAGATCATTGACCTCGGTGAATATTGGGAAAGCACTACCGGCAGCCCGATTCCATTAGGTGGTATTGTAGTTAGAAAATCCCTGCCTGCTGAACTGAAGCAACTGGTAGATCAACTGATTCATGATAGCCTGCAGGAATCATTCAAACACTATCCTTCCCTCTCTCCTTTCGTGACATCTCACGCACAGGAAATGGAAGAAAGTGTGATGCGCCAGCACATTGAATTGTATGTAAATGACTTCTCCCTGGATCTGGGAGAAGCCGGCAGAGCTGCTATTGACAGATTGATGGCAGCCGCTTTATAA